The DNA sequence GCTGACTCTTCTGCACGGCAAGATTGCGCAGGCGGCTCGCTCTCAGGCGCTCCAGCTCGGAGGGCGGGAATGCCGGATTGATCGCGAGATCCGCGATCAGGCGCACGAGGTCGGCGGCCGACTCGGACAGGGCCGACCCGCTGACGCTGAGCTCATCCGGGGACACGCCGACACTCACCCCTCCCCCCATGCGTGCGGCCTCGAGCGAGATCTCGCTCGACGAACGCGATGTTGTGCCCTCCCGCATCAGATCGGCCATGAGGTCGGCCAGCCATACTTCGTCCGCGGCTTCGTTCACGTTGCCCACGCGCACGACCAGTTGCGCATCGACCTTCGGGACCGTGCCGAACGACACGATCGATACGCCCATGCCGTTGTCCAGCGTGAACGTGTGCGGTGCGGGCAGCTCGACATTCTTCGGTGTGCCGGGGGCGGGCGGTGTCTCCTGGGCACGGGCCGGCACGGTCGCACCAGCCATCACGACGAGCGAGAGCCCCACGATCGAATTCATCTTCATTTTCGCTCTCCTCAGCTCGCGGGACGGTTCTCGACGCGGAGCACCGTGCGATTCGTCGTCCGCAGGTACTCGCGCGCAGTGCGCATGATCAGTTCCGGTGTGACCTTGCGGAGCTCATCCTCGATGCGGTTGATCTTCCCGGGGTCATCATCGAACAGTGCGAAAGCGGCGAGCAGGTCAGCACGGCCAAAGCCGCTCTCAACGTTGGAGTACAGCCATGACCTCATCTTGACGAGTGCCAGGTCGAGCGTCTCCGGATCCACCGGCCGGGTCTGCAGGTCGGTGATGACGGAATCGATCGCCGCCACGATCGACGCGGCCGGCGTAGTCTCGTCATGCAGCAGCGAAATGGAGTAGAGCGTCGGACCGTTGATATTGAACATGTTGCCAAGCGCGAAGTTGGCTCCCGCACTGACTCCGGACGTCATCGCCCGGTCCTGCACCAGCGCCTGGTAGAGCCGGCTGTCACGCCCCTGCGCCAGGATCTGATCGATGAGAGCCATGGCGTAGTATTCCGGCGTGTCCTTCGCCGGCATGTGATAGCCGAGCGCCAGTGCCGGCCGGTTCGCCAGCGGGTCCTGCTTTACCGCCTGTTTCTCTTCGGTCTGGCGCGGCTCCGTGATGTCCGGCTTCGGCTCCAGCTCCACTGCGGGGATGGGACCGAAATACTGGCGGATCCACGCCATCGTCTGCTGCGGGTCGAAGTCGCCGACCACCACGAGGACCGCGTTGTTCGGTGCGTAGTACTGCCTGAAGAACGACTGCACATCCTCGAGGGTCGCCGCCTCCAGGTCCGCAAGGTCGCCGTAGAAGTTGTGCGCGTTGTGCCAGTTCTCGTTCGCATACTGCGGCAGGTCGAGCCACGGGAAGCCGCCATAGGGCTGATTCAGAACGTTGACCTTGACCTCGTTCGCCACTACACCCTGCTGATTGGTCAGATTCTCCTGTGTGATGTCGAGGCCCTTCATGCGATCGGCCTCCGCCCACAGCATCGTCTCCAGTGTGTGCGCCGGCACCACCTGGAAATAGTTCGTGTGATCGAACCGGGTGGAGCCATTCAGCACACCGCCATTCGACTGCACCAGCTGGATGAACTCGTTCTTGCCGAGATTCCGCGAGCCCTGAAACATCATGTGCTCGAACAGATGTGCGAACCCGGTCCGGTCCCGTGGCTCGATCCGGAATCCGATGTTGTAATAGACGGCCACCGTGGCCGTGGGTGCGCTGTGATCCTCCGACAGCACGATCCTGAGACCGTTGTCCAGCGAGTCGTAGGTGACAGGTACCGTCAGCTGTTCGGCCTGGGCGTGCGTCGATGCCGGCGCGGCCACGAAGCCCGTCACGAGTGCGAGGGCAATCGGGAGTGAACGGCGCATGGCTTTTCTCCCCGTACAGGTAAACTCCGCCGGCCTTCGTTGCGTGGCCGGTTCATGAGAATCAGTCGAACATCCGTCTGCCGGATGGCACTTTACACCTGCGGCATCATTCCACGAACGGCGTCGCGACCGCGCTGTCCGGATCACCGTAGTCGCCGCGCAGCAGCTTCAGCATGTGAATCTCCAGGTCGATCTCGCGCTGCGTGCGGAAGCCCAGCCGCCGATGCAGCTCCAGCGGCGGACACCACCCCTGGAGCGAGTGCTGCAGCAGGAATCCGGACGTCACGAGCGCCAGCACGTACCACCGCTTCCGCCCCATCGCCCCCAGCAGCATGCCTGTCACCGAGCTCGCCGAGGACTGCAGCGCGAGCACCCGCTCGATGCTCCACTCCCGCTCGAGATCCGCCTGGCGGGAACGCAACAGATGCTCCGACGCGTTCACGTAGGAGCCGACCCGCCCGATCAGCTCCGTGTCCATCCTGGTCTGACGCCCCAGATCGGTCCGCTGCCGCACCCGGTCCGTAACCGTGATGTCGTCCAGCTCGCGCAGCAGCGTCAGCACCAGCGAATCGGTGTCTTCCATGTCTCGCTCCGTGGGAATCGTCCCCTGCTTCGCGATGCACGTCCCGCGCCTGCAGTGCGCTGGTGCGACCGGCCCGTCGGCCCCGGGCAGCATCCGTCGATCCCCACGCGGGGGGCCGGGATCCGACCTTGCTTTATGAGATAAAGCGCTTTATCATGGAGCGGATTGCGCGGACTGCGTCTTTACACTCCGGGAGACGGACATGACGACCTCACTGACCGCACGCGCCAGCCGGTACATGAGCGACTCGCTTCGGGGCGTGCGCCAGGCCCCGGTGGAGGTGATCGCCACGCTCGTCGTGGCGGCGACGTTCTCGTGGGCACTGGAATCGGGCGCGGGCGACGCCGCGTTTCAGGCCTGGGCGGAGATCGCGGTCCCGTGTGCGCTGCTGCTCGTGGTCGCGTGGACGGGGACGCTGCTGTACGCCTCGGGACGCTGGGATGCCGTGCGGCGCTGGGCGTTCACGATCGGGGGCGCAGTCGTCGTCGGGATCTACGCGTGGACGCTGGTGGATCTCCGTTACGAGGCGGAAGCCTGGCGCGCGGCGCTGCTGGTGGCTGCGGCCGTGGCGTGGCTGGTCGCGCTCCCGGCGTTCAGCGGTCGCGGAGATGCCGGCGCGGAGCGGGTGGCGCGGATGCGGCGCGTGGACGGGCGTTTCTCATTGCGGGTCATTGGCGCGGTACTGTACGGCGCCGCGCTGTTCATCGGCCTCGCGCTGGCGCTCGCGGCCGTGGACAACCTCTTCGAGGTGCGGCTCGACGAGCAGATCTTCATGCACGTCTGGGGCTGGATTGCGTTCGTGCTGATCCCGTGGATCGTGCTCGGCGGCCTGGAGGATTATGTCCGCGCTGCGGCGCCCGCGTCGGCGGCAGCGGCCGAAGCAGGTGTGGGACCGGAGCGGCCGCCCGAGGGTGGAGATGCGGCCATGACAGCGGCTGGTGCGCCATCGTCCGGAGTGGCGTCCGTCGCCTATCGGATCGCGCTGTGGCTGGTGCCTCCGCTGCTCGCCCTGTACACGCTGATCCTGTACGCGTATGTCATCCGTATCCTCGCAACCGGAGAGATCCCGAAGAATCTGGTATCGCCCATGCTGCTGGCGGCCGGCGGGCTGACGGCGCTGGCGCTGCTGCTGTTCGACCCGCGGCCGGGACGCGGTGTGCTCGCGCGTTGGCTCCGGCTCGCCCCCGCGCTCTTCATCCCGCTGGCCCCGCTGGGGTACTGGGTACTGCTGATGCGCATCGACCAGTACGGCTGGACGGAGTTCCGGGTGGTGCGCGTCGTCGTGCTGAGCGCACTGGTGACGCTCGCGATCGGGGCGACGTTGCAGCTCTGGCGTCGCCGCGGGTTCAGCCTCCACGCCGCGCCGCTCGTGCTTGCGGGTGCCCTCCTGCTGAGCGCCGTGGGGCCGTGGAGCGCGCTGTCGATATCGCGACGGAGTCAGGAAGGCAGACTCACGACGGCGCTGGCGGACGTGGGCATCGCGGCGGAAGCAGTCGGCGCGGACGCGGCAGCTGCCACTGACGCCGACTCATCGCGCATCGTTCCCGCGACAGCATACGAGCAGATCCGCGAGAGCGCGCGTTACCTGGCGCTGCACTTCGGCCCGGACGCCCTGCCCGCCTCCCTGGCCGCGTTCGCGGACGAGCAGCCCGGCCGCGTCGACTACGCCGCGCGGCTGGGTCTGAAGCCGGACGCCCTTCCGGCGCGCGACGGGCTGGCCATCGGCGGGACGCTCGGTCGGGGGGCGCCTCTCGAGATCGGGGGCGGAACCGCGTACCGGATCTCCTGGACCAGAGGTCCGCTCGGCGACGACCGACCGGAGGGCGTGGTCGCGCCGGATGACCGGAGCGTCGTCGGTGTCGCGCTGCGGGAGGGCATGCGCCTCGAGCTGCTCGTCGACAGCCGGTTGCTCATGGCGGACCTGGCGCCGCTGCTGCGCGAGCTCGAGAGGACCGCCGACCCGCGCGGGCTCGACCGGTTGCCGCAGGAGCACGCACTGGTGCCACTCGCCGACGCGGCCGGTAACCGTGCTGGCGACCTCGTGGTCTGGTCGCTACGTGCCAGCGCCGACTCCACCGGCTGGCGGCTCCAGCGGGCTGAAGCTCTCGCAGTGGTGCAGTAGCAGCTCGTTGCGTCTTCACGTCCGCACGTCCTGCCTCGCGGCAGGTGGTCCGAACCAGGTCGTCAGTGCAGCGACGAGGCCTTCCTGGTTCTGCTCCCCTGCCCACGCCACATATCCATCAGGCCGAATCAGCACGGCAGTCGGCGCAGCGACCGCGCCGATCGCCGGCAGCTCCCACGCACCCTCGTATTTCGCATCGATCAGCTGAACGCGATCGGCCCACGGACGAATGTCGATGGCACCGGCCGCACCCAGGTTGAGCAGCACGGGCCGCGCACCGTGCAGCAGCGTGAACAGCCGCAGCGAACCCGCTGCGGTCGTGATGTCGAGATCGGGCATACGGCGTCCGAGCAGCGGATGTCCCTCGCCCAGGTCGTAGCGAACGTCGAGGCCGGACATCATGGCGGCAAATCGCCTGCGCGGCTCGGCCATGCTCAGCAGCTCGGACACGACATCGCGCAACGCGTCGATGCGATCGTCGGCGCGCATGAGGGCCACCTGCGCCATCGTGTTGCGCAGTACGCGCGCACCAACGGGATGGCGCTCGGCATGATAGGTATCGAGCAGACTCTCGTGCGACGTCTGTTTGACCACCTGCGCCAGCTTCCAGCCGAGATTCACTGCATCCTGCACACCGATGTTGAGGCCCTGGCCGCCTACCGGTGAGTGCACATGCGCGGCGTCGCCCGCCAGCAGGACCCGTCGGTCGCGGTAGGCGGCGGCCTGCCGGGTCATATCGGTGAACCGCGTGAT is a window from the Longimicrobiales bacterium genome containing:
- a CDS encoding pitrilysin family protein, with product MRRSLPIALALVTGFVAAPASTHAQAEQLTVPVTYDSLDNGLRIVLSEDHSAPTATVAVYYNIGFRIEPRDRTGFAHLFEHMMFQGSRNLGKNEFIQLVQSNGGVLNGSTRFDHTNYFQVVPAHTLETMLWAEADRMKGLDITQENLTNQQGVVANEVKVNVLNQPYGGFPWLDLPQYANENWHNAHNFYGDLADLEAATLEDVQSFFRQYYAPNNAVLVVVGDFDPQQTMAWIRQYFGPIPAVELEPKPDITEPRQTEEKQAVKQDPLANRPALALGYHMPAKDTPEYYAMALIDQILAQGRDSRLYQALVQDRAMTSGVSAGANFALGNMFNINGPTLYSISLLHDETTPAASIVAAIDSVITDLQTRPVDPETLDLALVKMRSWLYSNVESGFGRADLLAAFALFDDDPGKINRIEDELRKVTPELIMRTAREYLRTTNRTVLRVENRPAS
- a CDS encoding DUF4153 domain-containing protein; its protein translation is MTTSLTARASRYMSDSLRGVRQAPVEVIATLVVAATFSWALESGAGDAAFQAWAEIAVPCALLLVVAWTGTLLYASGRWDAVRRWAFTIGGAVVVGIYAWTLVDLRYEAEAWRAALLVAAAVAWLVALPAFSGRGDAGAERVARMRRVDGRFSLRVIGAVLYGAALFIGLALALAAVDNLFEVRLDEQIFMHVWGWIAFVLIPWIVLGGLEDYVRAAAPASAAAAEAGVGPERPPEGGDAAMTAAGAPSSGVASVAYRIALWLVPPLLALYTLILYAYVIRILATGEIPKNLVSPMLLAAGGLTALALLLFDPRPGRGVLARWLRLAPALFIPLAPLGYWVLLMRIDQYGWTEFRVVRVVVLSALVTLAIGATLQLWRRRGFSLHAAPLVLAGALLLSAVGPWSALSISRRSQEGRLTTALADVGIAAEAVGADAAAATDADSSRIVPATAYEQIRESARYLALHFGPDALPASLAAFADEQPGRVDYAARLGLKPDALPARDGLAIGGTLGRGAPLEIGGGTAYRISWTRGPLGDDRPEGVVAPDDRSVVGVALREGMRLELLVDSRLLMADLAPLLRELERTADPRGLDRLPQEHALVPLADAAGNRAGDLVVWSLRASADSTGWRLQRAEALAVVQ